DNA sequence from the Labrys wisconsinensis genome:
GACGAAATAAAGGCGATAGCCGGGCCCGTAGTCGATCCGAAGCTCGCTCACGCCGCCGCCGACAGATTTGGCGTCGCCGAAGAGACCAGCTTCCAGGCGCGTGATGCGCTGGGCGACTCGCGTCATGGCACGGTGGTCTTGGAGGCCGTCGAGCCAAGCTCTGAAGACGGCGGTTTGCCGGACTTCGATCATGTGTGAATTATAGTTCTCGCCGACGGAAGCGTAAATTATTTTTCACAGGGGCGATCTGCTGGCCAAGGGACTGATCACGCCGGCTGACGCTCGCGCACCGCCAGCACGGTGAAGCGCCGTGTCTCGCCGCTCGGCACCGTCCAGGCGATGGTGTCGCCGACGCGCACGCCGACCAGGGCGGTGCCGACCGGCGTCAGGATCGAAATGCGACCCTGCGCGATATCGGCCTCTCCGGGATAGACCAGGGTCACGGTACGGCTGCGGCTCGCGGCCTCGTCGCGGAAGGTGACCTCGCTGTCCATGCGCACGGCGTGCTCCGGCACGCGGCCGCGCGCCAGCACATGCGCCCTCTCCAGCTCCGCGGCGAGATCCGCCGCCAGCGCGGACGCTTTGTGGCCGGCAGCCTGGGCGAGCGCCGACAGGCGCTCGTGGTCCTCGGCCGAAAGCGTGATGCGCGGCCTGGTCTCGGCCGCCGCGACGGCTGGTTTCGTCGGCATGATCGTCTCCTGAAGGTCGTGATGTGGGACGGCGGCGTCACGCGGCGGACGGCCCGGGACCGTCGTCCTCCGGCTTCGTTCCGGCATCGTGCGCGGGATGAGGCCGCCGGGGTGCGGACTGGTCCGGCCGAGGTTGCGGATCGGGCCTGCGGCGCGGCGCGAAGACATGAATCGTCGCGCTCCGTTCCTCGCGCCCGTCGGCGCCCGGCCCGCCCGCGCCCGGGGACTCGTCTCTGCTCATGGTCTGAAGTCCCCTGAGGGTTCCGGCTCCCGCGGGCCGGCATGCCGCCACGCCGGGCGATCACCGCCCGGAGCCGTTTGCATCATCGATGGGATTGCATATCGCCCTTCGCCGCAGCAGCGACGGCTCCGTGCCGCCAACCGCCGGAGATCCCCGGGGCTCGCGAAGGCGCGCTCGCCCCGGGCTAAAGGCCCGCGATCAGATTGCCTGCACGAAGCAGGCCGCGATGAAGCTGCGCGACGTTCGACATGCGCGGGAGGCTAGGCCCTTTGCCGCAAATGTCAAACCGCGCGCCGGCGGCCCGCTCTCACCCTTGGCACTGGACACCCCGGCGCGAATGTCCGACAAATGCGCCATCCCCCCAGAAAACGATGAGGAGGCTCCCATGGAGTATCGTCAGCTCGGCCGCTCGGGCCTGCGCGTCTCGGTGCTCACGCTCGGCACCATGACCTTCGGCGGCCAGGGGCCGTTCGCCAAGGTCGGCAACACCGATGTCGAGGGCGCGGCGCGGCTGATCGACCAGGCGGCCGAGGCCGGCGTCAACCTCATCGACACCGCCAACATCTATTCCGGCGGCGCCTCGGAGGAGATCGTCGGCCAGGTGATGCGCGGGCGCTGGGGCGACATGCTGGTGGCGACCAAGGCGCGCATGCGCTTCGGCGACGGCCCGAACCAGGGCGGCGCCTCGCGCCACGGCCTGATCGCCGAATGCGAGAAGAGCCTGCGCCGGCTGCACCGCGACCATATCGACCTCTATTACGTGCACGAATGGGACGGCGAGACGCCGGTCGAGGAGACGATGGAGGCGCTCGACAGCCTCGTGCGCGCCGGCAAGGTGCGCTACGCCGGCGCCTCGAACTATTCGGCCTGGCACCTGATGAAGGCGCTCGCCGCCGCCGACCGGCACGGCTGGCAACGCTTCGTCAGCCAGCAGATCCACTACACGCTGCAGGCGCGCGAGGCCGAGTACGAGCTGGTGCCGGTGACACTCGACCAGGGCCTCGGCATCCTGGTGTGGAGCCCGCTCGCCGGCGGCCTGCTCTCCGGCAAGTACCAGCGCAACCAGGCCGATCC
Encoded proteins:
- a CDS encoding type II toxin-antitoxin system RelE/ParE family toxin; amino-acid sequence: MIEVRQTAVFRAWLDGLQDHRAMTRVAQRITRLEAGLFGDAKSVGGGVSELRIDYGPGYRLYFVRSGKAIVLLLCGGDKRSQDADIAKAQRMAKEI
- the rnk gene encoding nucleoside diphosphate kinase regulator, yielding MPTKPAVAAAETRPRITLSAEDHERLSALAQAAGHKASALAADLAAELERAHVLARGRVPEHAVRMDSEVTFRDEAASRSRTVTLVYPGEADIAQGRISILTPVGTALVGVRVGDTIAWTVPSGETRRFTVLAVRERQPA
- a CDS encoding aldo/keto reductase gives rise to the protein MEYRQLGRSGLRVSVLTLGTMTFGGQGPFAKVGNTDVEGAARLIDQAAEAGVNLIDTANIYSGGASEEIVGQVMRGRWGDMLVATKARMRFGDGPNQGGASRHGLIAECEKSLRRLHRDHIDLYYVHEWDGETPVEETMEALDSLVRAGKVRYAGASNYSAWHLMKALAAADRHGWQRFVSQQIHYTLQAREAEYELVPVTLDQGLGILVWSPLAGGLLSGKYQRNQADPEGSRRFNGWTEPPVEDEGKLYDIVDVLVEIGAAHGVSAAQVALAWLLGRPGVTSLVVGARTQAQLADNLASAGLVLTAAERAKLDAVSQPRLLYPYWHQAATAKDRLGVADLSLLKPYLK